A stretch of the bacterium genome encodes the following:
- the atpB gene encoding F0F1 ATP synthase subunit A, giving the protein MEHHFSWLGFLTNEHFAHQYGHTVTAGLIVLFLIFATLLVCRKLRRTEERLIPGPKTTLTNIFEVAVENILGLLEGIVGPDAKKYFPLIGTIFIYIFLCNAVGLIPGVSPPTDNINTNASIALTVFIYYNVMGIKAHGLRAYLKHFMGPILWLGPLVAVIEVIGHAVRPVSLSLRLLGNITGDHLVIGIFSDLVPLLIPVVFMALGLFVSFIQAFVFSLLSTIYIGLATAHEHEAHEAREGHAH; this is encoded by the coding sequence ATGGAGCATCATTTCAGCTGGCTGGGATTTCTGACCAACGAACACTTCGCCCATCAATACGGCCATACGGTGACGGCAGGTCTCATCGTCCTCTTTCTCATTTTCGCGACGCTCCTCGTCTGCCGGAAATTGCGCCGGACGGAGGAAAGGCTCATTCCCGGGCCGAAGACCACGCTCACGAATATTTTTGAGGTGGCCGTCGAGAACATCTTGGGGCTCTTGGAAGGGATCGTCGGTCCGGACGCCAAGAAGTATTTCCCCTTGATCGGCACCATCTTCATTTACATATTCTTATGCAACGCGGTGGGCTTGATCCCCGGGGTCTCGCCGCCGACGGACAACATCAATACGAACGCCTCCATCGCGCTGACGGTTTTCATTTATTACAACGTCATGGGCATCAAGGCGCACGGCCTCCGCGCCTATCTCAAGCATTTCATGGGCCCCATTCTTTGGCTGGGGCCGCTCGTGGCGGTCATCGAGGTGATCGGTCACGCGGTTCGGCCCGTGTCGCTTTCGCTCCGTCTGTTGGGGAACATCACGGGAGATCATCTCGTGATCGGGATTTTCTCGGATCTCGTGCCGCTCTTGATTCCGGTCGTTTTTATGGCCCTCGGGCTCTTCGTCTCCTTTATCCAGGCGTTCGTGTTCAGCCTGCTGTCGACGATCTACATCGGACTCGCGACGGCGCATGAGCATGAAGCCCATGAAGCTAGAGAAGGACACGCGCACTAG
- the hemL gene encoding glutamate-1-semialdehyde 2,1-aminomutase: protein MKRTKSKRLFDEALRRIPGGVDSPVRAFKAVGGEPLFIRSAKGSKLVDADANVFIDYVGSWGPMILGHAHPRVLKAVGEAMRRGTSFGAPCELEVQLAGEVIRAVPSIQKVRFVSSGTEAVMGAVRAARGFTGRKKIIKFDGCYHGHADYLLVKAGSGAQTLGQPDSAGVPSEFTEQTLVARFNDLDSVEVLFKACPGEIAAVILEPVVGNMGVILPRDGFLQNVRELCNREEALLIFDEVMTGFRLAYGGAQEVYGVKPDLTTLGKIIGGGMPVGAYGGRAEVMDMVAPAGPVYQAGTLSGNPMAMAAGLETLKILKAAKPYRTLEKKVGALCNGLREAAKKAGVPVTVAQAGSMFTVFFAEGGIKNADDARRCDAERFAKFFRAMLERRVYLAPSQFEACFVSAAHSEKDFRLTVKAAEEAFEEIVRT, encoded by the coding sequence ATGAAAAGAACCAAATCCAAACGACTGTTTGACGAAGCGCTCCGCCGGATCCCCGGCGGCGTGGACTCGCCCGTCCGCGCCTTCAAGGCCGTGGGCGGGGAGCCGCTCTTCATTCGATCCGCGAAGGGTTCGAAGCTCGTCGACGCGGACGCGAACGTTTTCATCGACTACGTTGGGTCGTGGGGGCCGATGATTTTGGGACACGCGCATCCGCGGGTGTTGAAGGCCGTCGGTGAGGCGATGAGGCGTGGCACGAGTTTCGGCGCCCCCTGCGAGTTGGAGGTCCAACTCGCCGGCGAGGTGATCCGAGCCGTGCCTTCGATACAAAAGGTGCGCTTCGTTTCGAGCGGCACCGAGGCGGTCATGGGGGCCGTGCGCGCGGCGCGCGGGTTCACGGGCCGCAAGAAAATCATCAAGTTCGACGGTTGCTACCATGGCCACGCGGATTACCTGCTGGTCAAGGCGGGTTCCGGGGCTCAGACGCTGGGCCAACCGGACAGCGCCGGGGTTCCGAGCGAGTTCACGGAGCAGACCTTGGTCGCGAGGTTCAACGACCTCGACAGCGTGGAAGTTCTGTTCAAGGCCTGCCCCGGGGAGATCGCCGCGGTCATCTTGGAGCCGGTCGTCGGCAACATGGGCGTGATCCTCCCCCGCGACGGTTTTTTGCAAAACGTTCGGGAGCTTTGCAACCGCGAGGAGGCGCTGCTGATCTTTGACGAGGTCATGACGGGGTTCCGGCTTGCTTACGGCGGGGCGCAGGAGGTCTACGGCGTGAAGCCGGACCTGACGACCTTGGGAAAGATCATCGGCGGCGGGATGCCCGTGGGGGCTTACGGCGGCCGGGCCGAGGTCATGGACATGGTGGCTCCCGCCGGGCCCGTTTACCAGGCCGGGACGCTCTCGGGGAACCCGATGGCGATGGCGGCGGGACTCGAGACGCTCAAGATCCTCAAGGCGGCGAAGCCCTACCGGACGCTGGAGAAAAAAGTCGGCGCGCTCTGCAACGGCTTGAGGGAGGCGGCGAAAAAGGCGGGCGTGCCCGTGACCGTCGCCCAGGCAGGGTCGATGTTCACCGTCTTCTTCGCCGAAGGCGGGATCAAAAACGCGGACGACGCCCGGCGTTGCGACGCGGAGCGCTTCGCGAAATTCTTCCGGGCCATGCTGGAACGACGGGTCTACCTCGCCCCATCCCAGTTCGAGGCCTGCTTCGTTTCCGCGGCCCATTCCGAAAAAGACTTCCGTTTGACCGTCAAAGCCGCGGAGGAGGCCTTTGAAGAAATCGTCCGAACCTAA
- the hpnH gene encoding adenosyl-hopene transferase HpnH, which translates to MSVPVSQALRVMSYVLSQKIRGRKRYPLVLMLEPLFRCNLECAGCGKIQFPEEILNKRLTPEQCFRAVEECGAPMVSIPGGEPLIHPEIQEIVEGLVARKRYVYLCTNAIMLERKIHLFKPSKYLTFSIHLDGLKEEHDHAVCREGIFDVAVKAIQDAKARGFRVTTNTTLFDGANPDRVRQFFDLATELGVEGMMVSPGYSYEKAPDQEHFLKRNRAHELFSKIFGNPKKSWKFNQSPLFLRFLQGQENYQCTPWGSPAYNVFGWQKPCYLLGEGYASSFKEMMETTEWDRYGTGRNEKCADCMVHCGYEPSAVDDTFSSWKGFFKTLRYTLFPGKETTPASQAPSTSPARKAA; encoded by the coding sequence ATGTCGGTTCCCGTTTCCCAGGCCCTGCGCGTGATGAGCTACGTCCTCTCCCAAAAAATCCGGGGGAGGAAGCGCTATCCCTTGGTCCTCATGCTCGAACCCCTCTTCCGCTGCAATCTCGAATGCGCCGGCTGCGGCAAGATCCAGTTTCCGGAAGAAATCCTGAACAAGCGCCTGACCCCCGAGCAGTGCTTCCGGGCCGTGGAGGAGTGCGGGGCCCCCATGGTGAGCATCCCGGGCGGTGAGCCCCTCATTCATCCTGAGATACAGGAGATCGTCGAGGGACTGGTGGCCCGCAAGCGCTATGTGTACCTCTGCACCAACGCCATCATGCTTGAACGGAAGATCCACCTCTTCAAACCCTCGAAATATCTCACGTTCAGCATCCATCTGGACGGTCTTAAGGAAGAACACGACCACGCGGTCTGCCGCGAAGGCATCTTTGACGTGGCGGTCAAGGCGATCCAGGACGCCAAGGCCAGGGGGTTCCGTGTCACGACGAACACAACCCTCTTCGACGGGGCCAATCCCGACCGGGTACGGCAGTTTTTCGACCTCGCCACCGAGCTCGGGGTCGAAGGCATGATGGTCTCCCCCGGCTACAGCTACGAAAAGGCCCCGGACCAGGAGCACTTCCTCAAGAGGAACCGGGCCCATGAGCTCTTTTCGAAGATTTTCGGGAATCCGAAAAAAAGCTGGAAGTTCAATCAATCACCGCTCTTTCTGCGCTTCCTGCAGGGCCAGGAGAACTATCAGTGCACGCCGTGGGGGAGTCCCGCCTACAACGTCTTCGGATGGCAGAAACCGTGCTACCTCCTGGGCGAGGGTTACGCCTCCTCTTTTAAGGAGATGATGGAAACGACGGAATGGGACCGGTACGGGACCGGCCGGAACGAAAAATGCGCCGACTGCATGGTCCATTGCGGCTACGAACCCTCGGCCGTCGACGACACCTTCAGCTCGTGGAAGGGATTTTTCAAGACGCTCCGCTACACGCTCTTTCCCGGCAAAGAGACGACCCCGGCCAGCCAGGCGCCCTCAACCTCCCCAGCTCGCAAGGCCGCCTAA
- the atpE gene encoding ATP synthase F0 subunit C, with protein MKKLISFFGVLFASLFATAAAFAQEHGAAASTDSPKSVLAISAGIAIAIAAFGGALGQSRAAAAALEGIARNPGASGKVQTPMIIALALIESLVIYAFVIAILLQGKI; from the coding sequence ATGAAGAAACTGATTTCTTTCTTCGGAGTCCTGTTCGCGTCCTTGTTCGCGACAGCGGCGGCTTTCGCCCAGGAACACGGCGCGGCGGCCTCGACGGACAGCCCCAAGTCGGTGCTCGCGATCTCGGCCGGCATCGCCATCGCCATCGCGGCGTTCGGCGGCGCGCTCGGCCAGAGCCGGGCGGCGGCGGCGGCCCTCGAGGGCATCGCCCGTAATCCGGGCGCCTCGGGCAAGGTCCAGACGCCGATGATCATCGCGCTCGCCCTGATCGAGTCGCTGGTCATCTACGCGTTCGTCATCGCGATCCTGTTGCAGGGGAAAATTTAA
- a CDS encoding patatin-like phospholipase family protein produces MPTLIPNSIALVLPGEAMWGAFQTGFVIQMGARLREAGFGDQPYALTVGSSSGSLVATVAAAGAPFDHDFARNAWIDFGLASKVTRKRLNPHPAALREVFDRGLVDTSRAFGSDTQVVLTAANYDPLGLRHLREEAAAVLGASLALFLAGPCEKTCERLAVNAAILVETGGLLFAPHYFTNKPSLPERAQIEKADRREHWTVVDGPAHLRQAVEASSRIPYLYGKPIELADGLLIDGVFADNAPVELALELGARTVFVVTSSKRGNVFPKPVQSLFQRGLHALLGSADKAARRLPSGPAVKRLRESLGELAKLDGLVPDPRPLDLDSLRNRYPDRAIHVIHPDRVSFPVNRFFESRPEVFGGIYDMGVRAAERALQQGVLDLYPARTRSDWPQTDAATAPTGT; encoded by the coding sequence ATGCCAACTTTAATCCCAAATTCCATCGCCCTTGTCCTGCCCGGTGAGGCCATGTGGGGGGCCTTTCAAACGGGGTTCGTCATCCAGATGGGCGCCCGGCTCCGGGAGGCCGGTTTCGGGGACCAGCCCTATGCCTTAACGGTCGGCAGTTCCTCCGGAAGTCTGGTGGCCACCGTCGCGGCGGCCGGGGCCCCCTTTGATCACGACTTCGCGAGGAACGCCTGGATCGACTTCGGGCTGGCCTCCAAGGTCACCCGCAAGAGGCTCAACCCGCATCCGGCGGCCTTACGAGAGGTCTTCGATCGCGGCCTGGTCGACACGAGCCGGGCCTTCGGGAGCGACACACAGGTCGTCCTGACCGCCGCGAACTACGACCCCTTGGGGCTCAGGCACCTGCGCGAGGAGGCGGCCGCGGTCTTGGGGGCGAGCCTCGCCCTCTTCCTGGCCGGCCCCTGCGAAAAGACCTGCGAGCGCCTCGCGGTGAATGCCGCGATCCTGGTCGAAACGGGCGGGCTTCTCTTCGCCCCCCATTACTTCACGAACAAGCCCTCGTTGCCGGAACGGGCCCAAATCGAAAAGGCCGACCGTCGCGAGCACTGGACCGTCGTCGACGGCCCCGCCCATCTGCGGCAGGCGGTCGAGGCCTCGTCCCGGATCCCCTACCTGTATGGAAAACCGATCGAATTGGCGGACGGACTCTTGATCGACGGTGTCTTCGCCGACAACGCCCCGGTCGAGCTGGCCCTCGAATTGGGGGCCCGCACGGTCTTTGTCGTGACGAGCAGCAAGAGGGGCAACGTCTTTCCCAAGCCGGTCCAGAGCCTGTTCCAGCGGGGGCTCCATGCCCTCCTGGGCTCCGCCGACAAGGCGGCACGGAGACTTCCGTCGGGCCCCGCCGTGAAGCGCCTCCGGGAAAGCTTGGGCGAACTCGCCAAGCTCGACGGTCTCGTCCCCGATCCCCGTCCCCTGGACCTCGACTCCTTGAGGAATCGGTACCCCGACCGCGCGATCCATGTGATCCACCCGGACCGCGTGAGCTTCCCGGTGAACCGTTTCTTCGAGTCACGTCCCGAAGTCTTCGGCGGGATCTACGATATGGGCGTCCGCGCCGCGGAACGCGCGCTACAGCAGGGCGTTCTGGATCTGTACCCGGCCCGGACGCGGAGCGACTGGCCTCAGACGGATGCCGCAACCGCGCCAACAGGAACCTGA
- a CDS encoding AtpZ/AtpI family protein, with the protein MKKSSEPKNGDPFLIAWGIYGAVGFQLAATVVGGLLLGMWLDKKWGLSPWLTLAGMVVGMVGGFYNLIRITTWNESRREKKFGRKGKGA; encoded by the coding sequence TTGAAGAAATCGTCCGAACCTAAGAACGGCGACCCCTTCCTCATCGCCTGGGGCATCTACGGCGCGGTGGGGTTCCAGCTCGCGGCCACGGTCGTGGGGGGGCTCCTCTTGGGCATGTGGCTGGACAAGAAGTGGGGCTTGAGCCCGTGGCTCACGCTCGCGGGGATGGTCGTCGGCATGGTTGGAGGGTTCTACAACCTCATCCGCATCACGACCTGGAACGAGTCGCGCAGAGAAAAAAAATTCGGCAGGAAGGGAAAGGGCGCATGA
- a CDS encoding NADH-quinone oxidoreductase subunit N, which yields MATVDWSTLTALATPVLILLGAGLLILLLAPLARKVFSVLILILSALAIVSALLASWGGWLSGAPLSLGLLLFDRMAYAFDFVLLLAALLTIFLSKDYLPEENIRDGEYYALVLFATAGGMIIAHAADLIVLFLGLEIASLSAYVLCGMKRNVVKSYEASLKYFIMGSIASGFLVYGIAMAYGAAGSTSFAKLQQLSIPPAEPVLVMLAVALILVGVGFKIAAVPFHLWSPDVYEGAPTSVTAFMATAIKTAGFAALIRIALSVGHIPQIPWTPILWTLSALTMTVGNLVAIRQHNIKRMLAYSSIAHAGYVLVGVTAALQKNVLAESTIASVLFYLFAYSLMTIGAFAVVIAIGRRGDQAEELTDYAGLSERHPFLAGAMALFLFSLTGMPPTIGFVGKFYLFSGAIEAGLYGLVVVGVLNSAVSAYYYLGPIVKMYFQKQKDYALPPLSYTLLGTIFLCVFVILYLGLFPSNVFLMARESVRQIVF from the coding sequence ATGGCAACTGTCGATTGGTCAACGCTGACGGCCCTCGCGACCCCGGTCCTAATTCTCCTGGGCGCGGGCCTCTTGATTCTCCTTCTCGCTCCGCTCGCGAGAAAGGTCTTTTCCGTCCTCATATTGATCTTGAGCGCGCTCGCGATCGTTTCCGCGCTGCTGGCCTCCTGGGGCGGATGGCTCTCGGGCGCACCCCTGTCCCTGGGTCTCCTTCTCTTCGACCGGATGGCCTACGCCTTCGATTTCGTCCTGCTCCTGGCGGCGCTCCTGACGATTTTCCTCTCCAAGGACTACCTGCCCGAGGAGAACATCCGGGACGGCGAGTACTACGCCCTCGTCCTCTTCGCCACCGCCGGAGGCATGATCATCGCGCACGCGGCGGACCTGATCGTCCTCTTTTTGGGCCTCGAGATCGCCTCGCTTTCGGCCTACGTCCTCTGCGGCATGAAACGGAACGTGGTCAAGTCGTACGAGGCGTCCCTCAAGTATTTCATCATGGGCTCGATCGCTTCGGGATTCCTGGTATACGGCATCGCGATGGCCTACGGGGCCGCGGGGTCGACGTCCTTTGCGAAACTCCAACAGCTTTCGATCCCGCCGGCCGAGCCGGTCTTGGTCATGCTGGCCGTGGCGCTGATCCTCGTGGGCGTGGGCTTCAAGATCGCGGCGGTTCCTTTCCACCTCTGGTCGCCGGACGTCTATGAAGGCGCGCCGACGTCCGTCACCGCCTTCATGGCGACCGCGATCAAGACGGCGGGGTTCGCGGCGCTGATCCGCATCGCCCTTTCGGTCGGGCACATTCCCCAGATCCCTTGGACTCCGATCCTCTGGACGCTCTCCGCCCTGACGATGACGGTCGGCAACCTGGTGGCCATCCGCCAGCACAACATCAAACGGATGCTCGCCTACTCGTCGATCGCGCACGCCGGCTACGTCCTCGTGGGCGTCACGGCCGCACTTCAAAAAAACGTCCTCGCGGAATCGACGATCGCCTCGGTCCTCTTCTACCTCTTCGCCTACTCCCTCATGACGATCGGGGCCTTCGCGGTGGTCATCGCCATCGGCCGCCGGGGCGATCAGGCCGAGGAGTTGACCGACTACGCCGGACTTTCCGAAAGGCATCCGTTCCTGGCAGGCGCCATGGCCCTGTTTCTCTTCTCGCTCACCGGCATGCCGCCGACGATCGGCTTCGTGGGCAAGTTCTACCTGTTCTCCGGCGCGATCGAAGCGGGGCTCTATGGACTGGTCGTCGTGGGGGTGTTGAACAGCGCGGTTTCCGCCTATTACTACCTGGGACCGATCGTGAAGATGTACTTCCAAAAGCAGAAGGACTACGCCCTCCCGCCGCTTTCCTATACCCTGCTGGGGACGATCTTTCTTTGCGTCTTCGTCATCCTCTACCTGGGACTCTTCCCCTCGAACGTCTTCCTCATGGCCCGCGAGTCCGTCCGACAGATCGTGTTTTAA
- a CDS encoding ATP synthase subunit I, with amino-acid sequence MTIDSRIWQGVLAGLAFGAVNFWLLIRIVRGMVESQKIKPWKTFLSFAVKIALLALTIGLLLKKGYVSPLPFIAGFTVSLVLGVAVIALKTSKNSPENP; translated from the coding sequence ATGACGATCGATTCCCGGATCTGGCAAGGGGTCCTCGCGGGCCTCGCCTTCGGGGCCGTCAATTTCTGGCTTCTCATCCGGATCGTGCGCGGGATGGTGGAGTCCCAGAAGATCAAGCCCTGGAAAACCTTCCTCTCTTTCGCCGTGAAAATCGCGCTCTTGGCCCTCACAATCGGCTTGCTCCTCAAAAAGGGCTATGTTAGTCCGCTCCCGTTTATTGCGGGGTTCACGGTCAGCCTGGTTTTGGGAGTCGCTGTCATCGCCCTCAAGACTTCCAAAAATTCCCCGGAAAACCCGTAA